Proteins from one Streptomyces sp. NBC_00289 genomic window:
- a CDS encoding nuclear transport factor 2 family protein — MFAPTSPADLYRHSLRLLLDKDISGWVALWAEDGVMEFPFAPDGWPTRLDGREAIAAYMRHYPDHIDLHDFPALRIHQTTDPQIIVVEMRGVGRLVETDSAFDMTYIAVVTVQEGRITSYRDYWNPLAVLEPGTAFTGSSR, encoded by the coding sequence ATGTTCGCACCGACGTCTCCAGCAGATCTCTACCGCCACAGCCTGCGGTTGCTGCTGGACAAGGACATCTCCGGCTGGGTCGCCCTGTGGGCCGAGGACGGCGTCATGGAGTTCCCGTTCGCTCCCGACGGCTGGCCCACGCGTCTGGACGGCAGGGAGGCCATCGCCGCCTACATGCGCCACTACCCGGACCACATCGACCTGCACGACTTCCCCGCCCTGCGGATCCACCAGACCACCGATCCGCAGATCATCGTGGTGGAGATGCGCGGCGTCGGCCGCCTGGTGGAGACCGACAGCGCCTTCGACATGACGTACATCGCCGTCGTCACCGTTCAGGAGGGGCGCATCACCTCCTACCGGGACTACTGGAACCCGCTGGCCGTCCTCGAACCCGGCACCGCCTTCACGGGGAGCAGCCGATGA
- a CDS encoding alpha/beta hydrolase family protein codes for MTATSDTDTVFGSPAAVLSYSPVVLSVPGRPVDLQVRVSAPAIGTGLPVILLSHGHGGSNNLSSLNGYAPIANLWAAAGFVVIQPTHLSSSTLSRELAGAPGGPFFWRSRAEDMSHILDRLDEIEKTVPQLAGRIDHKGIAVAGHSLGGHTAGLLLGARSTDPDTGEEVNLTEPRIRAGVLLAAPGRGGDILNGWMADKVPFFKSTDFSTMTTPTLVVAGDKDDSTHFTDIGPEWHTDPYRLAPAPKTLLTLLGGEHLLGGISGYDADETTDESPERVAALARLTSAYLRTQLLPGDHSWQTACEALTTGADPAGRVEFK; via the coding sequence ATGACCGCAACCAGTGACACCGACACCGTTTTCGGCTCGCCCGCCGCCGTCCTGTCGTACAGCCCGGTGGTCCTGTCCGTGCCCGGACGGCCCGTGGACCTCCAGGTCCGCGTCTCCGCTCCCGCTATCGGGACCGGTCTGCCCGTCATCCTGCTGTCCCACGGTCACGGCGGCTCGAACAACCTGTCCTCGCTGAACGGGTACGCGCCCATCGCCAACCTGTGGGCCGCAGCGGGCTTCGTCGTCATCCAGCCCACGCACCTCAGCTCCAGCACGCTGAGCCGCGAGCTGGCCGGCGCCCCGGGAGGTCCCTTCTTCTGGCGCTCACGCGCCGAGGACATGAGCCACATCCTCGACCGGCTCGACGAGATCGAGAAGACCGTGCCGCAGCTCGCTGGGCGGATCGACCACAAAGGGATTGCGGTCGCCGGGCACTCCCTCGGAGGCCACACGGCCGGCCTCCTGCTCGGCGCCCGCAGCACCGACCCCGACACCGGGGAGGAAGTGAACCTGACCGAACCGCGGATCAGGGCCGGTGTGCTGCTTGCCGCACCGGGCAGGGGCGGCGACATCCTGAACGGATGGATGGCCGACAAGGTGCCGTTCTTCAAGAGCACCGACTTCTCCACGATGACCACACCCACGCTCGTCGTCGCCGGCGACAAGGACGACTCCACGCACTTCACCGACATCGGCCCCGAGTGGCACACCGACCCCTACCGCCTCGCCCCCGCACCCAAGACCCTGCTCACCCTCCTCGGCGGAGAGCACCTGCTCGGTGGCATCTCCGGATACGACGCCGACGAGACCACCGACGAGAGCCCTGAGCGGGTCGCCGCCCTCGCGCGCCTCACCTCGGCCTACCTGCGCACCCAGTTGCTGCCTGGCGACCACTCCTGGCAGACGGCGTGCGAGGCGCTGACGACCGGGGCCGATCCGGCCGGACGAGTCGAATTCAAGTAA
- a CDS encoding alpha/beta fold hydrolase, with translation MTPSRRPARRRPATLAAAAAGALVVGLAAMPAHARSGTDGPIGTVARTVGDAHFEPGPCPRTADPIPDLARARCGTLTVPEKRSRAQGPRSHDGRRITLAVAIMPAESSRPSPDPIAWLAGGPGDDAVSEIPMALAGNLNRDRDVIFMSQRGTYSADPELTCPNIDQFNARALGLVSNAPSTGRLHVEATRACRDRVDAQGADRSTYNDIESSADYDALRKTLSVKKWNIFGISYGTHLALNYMRLHPKGIRSVGIDGILPPSIAGGAVTWKAAREGFDGLFKACQEQPACNTRYPNLKATFLRLVSKLEADPITTTVTVPVHPEPVKVVLDGGNLVTWLTSATHVAAGVPRSIDELAHGNPQRIAEQLAGGKYSPQAIGRVAHGLVYGVFCSQWTPYESRADIIRGGHRAFPSFPRSMLANAPQLAWLHDDCRAWDVPPAPPWVRDVTRSDIPTLALSGGFDAQTAPSNGAYVARTLSRSTAVTVPYVAHVVFADSRCAQTITTSFFARPTAPDTSCLAGLQPPQFEIAP, from the coding sequence ATGACTCCCAGTCGGCGCCCCGCGCGACGACGTCCGGCAACGCTGGCCGCAGCCGCGGCCGGCGCCCTCGTCGTCGGCCTCGCCGCGATGCCCGCACACGCCCGTTCCGGCACCGACGGCCCGATCGGCACGGTCGCCCGTACGGTCGGCGACGCCCACTTCGAACCGGGCCCCTGCCCCAGGACGGCGGACCCGATCCCCGATCTCGCGCGCGCCCGCTGCGGCACCCTCACCGTGCCCGAGAAGCGTTCCAGGGCCCAGGGGCCCAGGAGCCACGACGGGCGCAGGATCACCCTCGCTGTCGCGATCATGCCCGCGGAGAGCAGCCGTCCCTCGCCCGACCCGATCGCGTGGCTCGCCGGCGGCCCCGGCGACGACGCGGTCTCCGAGATCCCGATGGCGCTCGCCGGCAACCTGAACCGCGACCGCGACGTGATCTTCATGTCCCAACGCGGCACCTACTCGGCCGACCCGGAGCTCACCTGCCCGAACATCGACCAGTTCAACGCCCGCGCCCTCGGCCTGGTCTCCAACGCGCCGTCCACCGGGCGCCTGCACGTCGAGGCGACCCGGGCCTGCCGCGACCGTGTGGACGCCCAGGGCGCCGACCGCAGCACCTACAACGACATCGAGAGCTCGGCCGACTACGACGCCCTGCGCAAGACGCTGAGTGTCAAGAAGTGGAACATCTTCGGGATCTCCTACGGCACCCACCTGGCGCTCAACTACATGCGCCTGCACCCCAAGGGCATCCGCTCGGTCGGCATCGACGGCATCCTGCCGCCGTCCATCGCCGGCGGGGCCGTGACCTGGAAGGCCGCACGAGAGGGTTTCGACGGCCTGTTCAAGGCCTGCCAGGAGCAGCCCGCCTGCAACACCCGCTACCCCAACCTGAAGGCCACCTTCCTCCGCCTCGTCAGCAAGCTGGAGGCCGACCCGATCACCACCACCGTCACGGTCCCGGTCCACCCGGAGCCGGTGAAGGTCGTGCTGGACGGAGGCAACCTGGTCACCTGGCTGACCTCGGCCACCCACGTGGCGGCCGGGGTGCCGCGTTCCATCGACGAACTGGCCCACGGCAACCCGCAGCGGATCGCCGAGCAGCTGGCGGGCGGCAAGTACAGCCCGCAGGCCATCGGAAGGGTCGCCCACGGGCTGGTCTACGGCGTCTTCTGCAGCCAGTGGACCCCCTACGAGAGCCGGGCCGACATCATCCGGGGCGGACACCGCGCGTTCCCGTCGTTCCCCCGATCGATGCTGGCCAACGCCCCGCAACTCGCATGGCTCCACGACGACTGCCGTGCCTGGGACGTCCCCCCGGCACCACCGTGGGTCCGGGACGTGACCCGCAGCGACATCCCGACCCTCGCCCTGTCCGGCGGGTTCGACGCCCAGACGGCGCCGAGCAACGGGGCGTACGTCGCCCGTACGCTGAGTCGCTCCACCGCCGTCACGGTCCCCTACGTCGCCCACGTGGTGTTCGCCGACTCGCGGTGCGCGCAGACGATCACCACGTCGTTCTTCGCCCGTCCGACCGCGCCGGACACCAGCTGCCTCGCGGGACTCCAGCCGCCGCAGTTCGAGATCGCACCGTAA
- a CDS encoding IS630 family transposase: protein MSALPVASACPITLTASERKRLKTMAYGHKTEHRHRQRAQVVLHAARNRSNARIARETRLHLDTVRTWRGRFAGHRLPALSDRKRSGRPASFTPLQAAQVKALACQLPAESGMPLSRWSAPELAREVVARAIAGAISASTVRRWLKQDALKPWQYQSWIFITDPAFRSRAERVLDLYARIWNGEALGADEYVISADEKTSVQARCRCHPTLAPGQARAMRVNHTYGRGGALAYLAAYDVHHAKIFGRCEPRTGIAPFMALVDQVMTQEPYASAKRVFWVVDNGSSHRGKKAAGRLTAAHPNAVLVHTPVHASWLNQVEIYFSVVQRKVVSPNDFTDLNEVENRLRAFEDRYNATAQPFQWRCTTSDLDDLLARLDRHTADHPEESSATPET from the coding sequence ATGTCTGCCTTGCCCGTTGCCTCCGCCTGCCCGATCACTCTGACCGCCTCCGAGCGCAAGCGGCTCAAGACCATGGCCTACGGTCACAAAACCGAGCACCGGCACCGCCAGCGCGCCCAGGTCGTCCTGCACGCGGCCCGGAACCGCTCCAACGCCCGCATCGCCCGGGAGACCAGGCTGCACCTGGACACCGTCCGCACCTGGCGCGGCCGATTTGCCGGGCACCGGCTGCCCGCCCTGTCCGACCGCAAGCGCTCCGGCCGTCCGGCCTCCTTCACGCCGCTGCAGGCCGCCCAGGTCAAGGCCCTGGCCTGTCAGCTGCCCGCCGAGAGCGGGATGCCGCTGTCGCGCTGGTCGGCCCCGGAGCTGGCCCGCGAGGTCGTCGCCCGCGCCATCGCCGGCGCGATCTCCGCCTCCACCGTGCGGCGTTGGCTCAAGCAGGACGCGCTCAAGCCCTGGCAGTACCAGTCCTGGATCTTCATCACCGACCCCGCCTTCCGCTCCAGGGCCGAGCGCGTGCTCGACCTCTATGCCCGCATCTGGAACGGCGAAGCGCTCGGCGCGGACGAGTACGTGATCAGTGCGGATGAGAAGACCTCCGTCCAGGCCCGCTGCCGCTGCCACCCCACCCTGGCCCCTGGGCAGGCCAGGGCGATGCGGGTGAACCACACCTACGGACGCGGTGGAGCGCTGGCCTACCTGGCCGCCTACGACGTCCACCACGCGAAGATCTTCGGCCGCTGCGAGCCGAGAACCGGCATCGCCCCGTTCATGGCCCTGGTCGACCAGGTCATGACCCAAGAGCCCTACGCCAGCGCGAAACGCGTGTTCTGGGTCGTGGACAACGGCTCCTCCCACCGCGGCAAGAAGGCCGCCGGCCGGCTCACCGCCGCCCACCCGAACGCGGTCCTCGTCCACACCCCGGTCCACGCCTCCTGGTTAAACCAGGTGGAGATCTACTTCTCCGTCGTGCAGCGCAAGGTCGTCTCGCCCAACGACTTCACCGACCTCAACGAGGTCGAGAACCGGCTCCGAGCCTTCGAAGACCGCTACAACGCCACGGCACAGCCGTTCCAATGGAGGTGCACCACCTCCGACCTGGACGATCTGCTGGCCAGGCTCGACCGGCACACCGCCGATCACCCAGAAGAATCCTCCGCGACGCCGGAAACATGA
- a CDS encoding SDR family oxidoreductase, which translates to MSGIKGKVVAVTGASSGIGEATALLLAERGARLVLGARRSERLAELVARIENAGGAAVQIRTDVTRRDDLHALVALAEERFGRLDVLVSNAGVGTISPLDDLRVEEWDHMVDVNVKGVLHGIGAALPVFRAQGSGHFITTASTAAFRIVPTMAVYAGTKFAVRAICEGLRQEAGDALRVTTVSPGLIATDFAEASTNSQVRAEVTRMRDHIAIPPDAIARAIAFAIEQPAAVDVNEIVVRPTAQS; encoded by the coding sequence ATGTCCGGAATCAAGGGCAAAGTAGTGGCGGTCACGGGAGCCAGCAGTGGAATCGGCGAGGCGACCGCGCTGCTGCTCGCCGAACGCGGCGCGCGACTCGTCCTCGGCGCGCGCCGGTCCGAGCGCCTGGCGGAACTCGTGGCCCGGATCGAGAACGCGGGTGGCGCGGCCGTGCAGATCCGCACCGACGTGACCCGGCGGGACGACCTGCACGCCCTGGTCGCCTTGGCCGAGGAGCGTTTCGGCCGCCTGGACGTACTCGTTAGCAACGCCGGAGTCGGCACGATCTCGCCACTGGACGATCTGCGCGTCGAGGAGTGGGACCACATGGTCGACGTCAACGTGAAGGGTGTCCTGCACGGAATCGGCGCCGCACTGCCGGTCTTCCGGGCACAAGGCTCCGGACACTTCATCACCACGGCATCGACGGCCGCGTTTCGCATCGTGCCGACCATGGCGGTCTACGCCGGCACCAAGTTCGCGGTCCGGGCCATCTGCGAGGGGCTGCGGCAGGAAGCCGGCGACGCCCTGCGGGTGACCACCGTCTCACCCGGTTTGATCGCGACCGATTTCGCTGAGGCATCCACCAACAGCCAGGTCAGGGCGGAGGTCACGAGGATGCGCGATCACATCGCGATCCCGCCCGACGCGATCGCCCGGGCCATCGCCTTCGCGATCGAACAGCCTGCCGCGGTGGACGTCAACGAGATCGTCGTACGACCCACCGCCCAGAGCTGA
- a CDS encoding alpha/beta hydrolase, protein MAGHDIGPGPLPSFSGTGTPVQSRDRHIHPRRSRRARTKAALLAACVGALGAIGTAPSSAQSPPVGGPPSGHPARFAPGPCPQTPEPVPGRCGFLEVPENRERPTGRTIRLAVAIIPAASKTPAADPVVFMEGGPGGDAFGAIPFLIDSGVNRDRDLIVVAQRGTLHSQPSLACPEMDRFNATAVGLRYDAPSTGQGLVRAAKECRERLTAEGNDLTAYNTTENAADFAALRKALGINKWNVYGYSYGTDLGLTYLRRHPQGIRSLAIDSVVPPQIVSLPWAWDSAQEGINAIFAVCNAQPACKSRYPHLSRTLTEQIRRLEANPLTLTVPPPGGGTPVKVVLDGGTLVNLLVANGRLVPAVDVPAALYELAAGNPERLARAQAAGATPAIGEFAHGLTHSVACAEWAPGFSKRDVLRAGRRAFPGWPDTVLAHAPQLPFEHDLCRVWNVPDRTAVQRVATHSKVPALIITGTFDAKTGASWGPFTGRTLPRSTAVVIPGITHWVVPQEPCAASVLRSFLARPTAPDTGCVPDVEPKPFTIIP, encoded by the coding sequence ATGGCGGGACACGACATCGGCCCCGGCCCCCTGCCCTCCTTCTCCGGGACCGGGACGCCCGTACAGAGTCGGGATCGACACATCCATCCACGACGCAGCCGGAGGGCGCGTACGAAGGCGGCGCTCCTCGCCGCATGTGTGGGCGCCCTGGGTGCGATCGGGACCGCGCCGAGCAGCGCCCAGTCGCCGCCTGTCGGCGGGCCACCGTCGGGGCATCCGGCACGGTTCGCGCCGGGCCCCTGCCCACAGACGCCCGAGCCGGTTCCCGGACGGTGCGGCTTCCTGGAGGTCCCCGAGAACCGCGAGCGCCCCACGGGACGGACCATCCGGCTGGCCGTCGCCATCATCCCGGCAGCGTCGAAGACGCCGGCCGCGGACCCCGTGGTGTTCATGGAAGGGGGGCCCGGCGGAGACGCGTTCGGAGCCATCCCCTTCCTGATCGACTCCGGCGTGAACCGCGACCGCGATCTGATCGTCGTGGCCCAGCGCGGCACGCTCCACTCACAGCCGAGCCTCGCCTGCCCGGAGATGGACCGGTTCAACGCGACCGCCGTGGGCCTGCGCTACGACGCGCCGTCCACCGGACAAGGGCTGGTACGCGCGGCGAAGGAGTGCCGGGAACGCCTGACGGCCGAGGGAAACGACCTCACGGCCTACAACACCACCGAGAACGCCGCGGACTTCGCCGCCCTCCGCAAGGCGTTGGGCATCAACAAGTGGAACGTCTACGGCTACTCCTACGGCACCGACCTGGGCCTCACCTACCTGCGCCGACACCCCCAGGGCATCCGCTCGCTGGCGATCGACTCGGTCGTGCCGCCACAGATCGTGAGCCTGCCGTGGGCCTGGGACAGCGCCCAGGAAGGGATCAACGCCATCTTCGCGGTGTGTAACGCCCAGCCCGCCTGCAAGTCCCGCTACCCGCACCTCTCCCGCACGCTCACCGAGCAGATCCGGCGGCTGGAGGCGAACCCCCTGACGCTGACCGTACCGCCGCCCGGTGGCGGAACCCCGGTGAAGGTCGTCCTCGACGGGGGCACGCTGGTGAACCTGCTGGTCGCCAACGGCCGACTGGTGCCGGCCGTCGACGTCCCCGCAGCCCTCTACGAACTCGCCGCCGGCAATCCGGAGCGCCTCGCGCGGGCCCAGGCCGCCGGCGCGACGCCCGCCATCGGCGAGTTCGCCCACGGGCTGACGCACTCGGTGGCCTGCGCCGAATGGGCCCCGGGCTTCTCGAAGCGCGACGTACTGAGGGCGGGTCGCCGGGCCTTCCCCGGATGGCCGGACACGGTGCTGGCCCACGCACCGCAGCTGCCCTTCGAGCACGACCTGTGCCGCGTCTGGAACGTCCCCGACCGCACCGCGGTCCAGCGGGTGGCCACCCACAGCAAGGTGCCCGCACTCATCATCACCGGAACCTTCGACGCGAAGACCGGCGCGAGCTGGGGGCCGTTCACCGGCCGCACGCTGCCCCGCTCGACCGCCGTGGTGATTCCCGGGATCACCCACTGGGTCGTGCCCCAGGAGCCCTGCGCCGCGTCGGTCCTGCGCTCCTTCCTGGCGCGGCCGACCGCGCCCGACACCGGCTGCGTGCCAGACGTCGAACCCAAACCGTTCACCATCATCCCCTGA
- a CDS encoding helix-turn-helix transcriptional regulator: MPAQPDHSDRRRQLSAFLRSRRERLAPEEVGLPRTGRRRTPGLRREELALLAGISATWYTYLEQGREIRVSEQVLNSLAATLRLDRHERAHLLQLAGHLPTAEVEEREPLTAGAGAVPLLLQPHPAYVIGGNYDVLVHNQAAEELFPRLVTEAERPPNFVRWTFLEPVARDVLIDWEPEARGLLARLRTLAARHSGDPRYTRLIEELNAGSPEVREWWPQYEVQARHSGRKRLRHPERGPVDYAYTAFHLAEQPEQALVVYLDSGELPAEPQP, translated from the coding sequence ATGCCTGCGCAGCCGGATCACAGCGACCGACGCCGTCAGCTGAGTGCGTTTCTGCGCAGTCGGAGGGAGCGCCTCGCACCTGAAGAGGTGGGCCTGCCCCGGACGGGCCGTCGCCGGACTCCGGGACTGCGCCGGGAGGAACTGGCCTTGCTGGCCGGGATCAGCGCCACCTGGTACACGTACCTGGAGCAGGGGCGGGAGATCCGCGTCTCCGAACAGGTGCTGAACTCCCTCGCCGCGACGCTGCGGCTCGACCGCCACGAGCGTGCCCACCTCCTCCAGCTCGCCGGTCACCTGCCCACGGCCGAAGTCGAGGAACGGGAGCCACTGACGGCCGGGGCGGGGGCCGTCCCCCTGCTGCTCCAGCCGCACCCGGCGTACGTCATCGGCGGCAACTACGACGTCCTGGTGCACAACCAGGCGGCCGAGGAGCTGTTTCCGAGGCTCGTCACCGAGGCGGAGCGGCCGCCCAACTTCGTGCGCTGGACCTTCCTCGAACCGGTGGCCAGGGACGTTCTGATCGACTGGGAACCCGAGGCACGCGGCCTGTTGGCCCGACTTCGGACGCTGGCCGCACGCCATTCCGGCGACCCGCGGTACACCCGGCTGATCGAGGAGTTGAACGCGGGCAGTCCGGAAGTGCGGGAGTGGTGGCCCCAGTACGAGGTGCAGGCCCGGCACAGCGGCCGGAAACGGCTACGGCATCCCGAGCGGGGACCGGTCGACTACGCGTACACCGCTTTCCACCTGGCCGAACAGCCGGAGCAGGCGTTGGTGGTCTACCTCGACAGCGGTGAACTGCCCGCCGAGCCGCAGCCATGA
- a CDS encoding NAD(P)H-binding protein — translation MNTTGTTLVIGATGTTGGRTAARLTAAGHRVKAASRRATPVPGTEPVLFDWYIPATHAAALDGVDRVYLIPPLGDADPAAVMLPFLRQARTAGVHRAVLLSSSAIPEGGPAVGAVHRALPDLFEQWAVLRPSWFMQNFTGAHAHAVSIRDEGVIRTATGSGRVGFVDAEDIAAVAVQALTEEHAPNTDLVLTGPETLSHDDIARITTEVTSLPVVHHRMSYEQMRDHLTAQIPAEFAAILAGMDCAIAGGSENRVTDTVQRLTGRPAQSFRAHLERETRNGD, via the coding sequence ATGAACACCACCGGTACCACTCTGGTGATCGGCGCGACCGGCACCACCGGCGGCCGCACCGCCGCCCGGCTGACAGCTGCCGGCCACCGCGTCAAAGCCGCCAGTCGTCGCGCCACTCCGGTCCCTGGCACGGAGCCGGTCCTCTTCGACTGGTACATCCCGGCCACCCACGCCGCGGCCCTCGACGGAGTCGACCGCGTCTACCTGATACCGCCCCTGGGCGACGCCGACCCCGCGGCCGTCATGCTGCCGTTTCTTCGGCAGGCCCGCACCGCCGGGGTCCACCGCGCGGTACTCCTCAGTTCCTCGGCGATCCCCGAAGGCGGACCGGCGGTGGGAGCGGTGCACCGTGCGCTGCCCGATCTGTTCGAACAGTGGGCTGTGTTGCGGCCTTCGTGGTTCATGCAGAACTTCACCGGCGCGCACGCGCACGCCGTCAGCATCCGGGATGAGGGCGTCATCAGGACGGCCACCGGCAGCGGCCGGGTCGGCTTCGTCGATGCCGAGGACATCGCGGCTGTCGCCGTCCAGGCCCTGACCGAGGAACACGCCCCCAATACCGATCTCGTCCTCACCGGACCGGAGACGCTCAGCCACGACGACATCGCCAGGATCACCACCGAGGTCACCAGCCTGCCCGTGGTCCACCACCGCATGTCCTACGAGCAGATGCGCGATCACCTCACCGCGCAGATTCCGGCGGAGTTCGCCGCGATACTGGCCGGCATGGACTGTGCCATCGCCGGGGGCTCGGAGAACCGCGTCACCGACACCGTCCAACGCCTCACCGGACGGCCCGCGCAGAGCTTCCGCGCCCACCTCGAAAGGGAAACGCGAAACGGCGACTGA
- a CDS encoding ISL3 family transposase encodes MGDVLLQNLWFHQVQGVVIENVVPDGELVAVRARAVAERVVCPACGTLSSRVHSRYVRRLADSSVRGRPVLIELQVRRFRCGQRLCRQATFAEQVDGLTVRHGRRSAGLQTVLERVAVMLAGRAGARLSQTLAAGVSRSTLLRLIRRLPEPETSTPRVLGVDDFALRKGHKYGTILIDIETRQPIDLLPDRTTSTVAKWLADHPGIEVICRDRSTAYAEAGRLGAPNAIHVADRWHIWSNLTEAVEKTVVQHRALLREPHDAATAQAVADTENTNLDPPSPRGPRTTGRLSDRIREQHAAIHALLEQGIGLRAIARQQGLARNTVRRFANAASADELLVGRWTGRASILDPYKPYLHQRWAEGCTVARRLFEEVRERGYPGGENVVKVYVAKLRENFPHDPPHKTPSVRNVTSWLTRHPDRLTEDQTQQLKAILARCPALDRTAHHVRTFAELMNNRQGRDLNKWITSVRAEDLPALHTFVTGLGQDLDAVVAGLSLRYSSGAVEGQNNKIKMLKRQMFGRANFDLLRKRVLLTARCRS; translated from the coding sequence GTGGGTGATGTTCTCCTCCAGAACCTGTGGTTCCACCAGGTCCAAGGTGTCGTGATCGAAAACGTTGTGCCTGACGGCGAGTTGGTGGCCGTGCGGGCCCGGGCGGTTGCGGAGCGGGTCGTATGTCCAGCGTGCGGGACGCTGTCGTCTCGGGTGCACAGCCGGTACGTACGGCGGCTCGCCGACAGCTCGGTCAGAGGGCGTCCGGTGCTGATCGAGTTACAGGTGCGGCGGTTCCGCTGCGGCCAACGTTTGTGCAGACAGGCGACGTTCGCCGAGCAGGTCGACGGACTGACCGTCCGGCACGGCCGACGCAGCGCCGGGCTGCAGACAGTGCTGGAGCGTGTGGCGGTGATGCTGGCCGGCCGTGCCGGTGCCCGCCTCTCCCAGACTCTGGCCGCCGGGGTGAGCAGGTCGACACTGCTGCGGTTGATCCGTCGCCTGCCGGAGCCCGAGACCTCGACACCGCGGGTGCTCGGGGTGGACGACTTCGCGCTGCGCAAGGGCCACAAGTACGGCACGATCCTGATCGACATCGAAACCCGTCAGCCCATCGACCTGCTGCCGGACCGGACGACGTCGACGGTCGCCAAGTGGCTCGCCGACCATCCCGGCATCGAGGTGATCTGTCGGGACCGCTCCACCGCCTATGCCGAGGCCGGACGGCTCGGCGCCCCGAACGCCATCCACGTCGCGGACCGATGGCACATCTGGTCGAACCTTACTGAGGCCGTCGAGAAGACAGTCGTTCAACACCGCGCTCTGCTACGTGAGCCGCACGACGCCGCCACGGCCCAGGCCGTCGCGGACACGGAGAACACGAACCTCGATCCGCCCTCTCCCAGAGGGCCGCGGACAACCGGCCGACTCTCCGACCGCATCCGGGAACAGCACGCGGCTATCCACGCTCTCCTCGAGCAGGGCATCGGACTGCGCGCGATCGCCCGCCAACAGGGGCTGGCCCGCAATACCGTCCGCCGCTTCGCCAACGCGGCAAGCGCGGACGAACTCCTGGTTGGCCGGTGGACCGGCCGAGCCAGCATTCTCGACCCCTACAAGCCTTACCTGCACCAGCGGTGGGCGGAGGGCTGCACCGTCGCCCGCCGCCTGTTCGAGGAAGTACGCGAACGTGGCTACCCCGGCGGCGAGAACGTGGTGAAGGTCTACGTGGCCAAACTCCGCGAGAACTTTCCGCACGACCCGCCCCACAAGACGCCGTCCGTGCGGAATGTGACCAGCTGGCTCACCCGCCATCCCGACCGCCTCACCGAGGACCAGACCCAGCAGCTCAAAGCGATCCTGGCTCGCTGCCCCGCGCTCGACCGCACCGCCCACCACGTCCGCACGTTTGCCGAGCTCATGAACAACCGTCAGGGCCGGGACCTGAACAAGTGGATCACGAGCGTCCGGGCCGAGGACCTGCCAGCCCTTCATACCTTCGTCACCGGTCTCGGCCAGGATCTCGATGCCGTCGTCGCCGGCCTCAGCCTTCGCTACAGCTCCGGCGCGGTCGAGGGTCAGAACAACAAGATCAAGATGTTGAAGCGGCAGATGTTCGGCCGAGCCAACTTCGACCTGCTCCGCAAACGGGTCCTCCTCACCGCGCGATGCCGTTCATGA
- a CDS encoding TetR/AcrR family transcriptional regulator, translating to MVERKPRKDAARNREAVLSAADALFDQSEGTDEVTMADIAAAAGVGKGTLFRAFGDRPGLLRALYEVRLEPVREAVESGPPPLGPTTPPRQRVLALLDAVLCFKLDNRRLALALEDSGSSSPYQAEHYERWHGLLQAVLKEIPGLADSEFTAHVLLAATRADLVEHLAGREGVSRDTMRAQLANFTARALGSSPLRGANVEG from the coding sequence ATGGTCGAGCGCAAACCCCGCAAGGACGCCGCCCGGAACCGAGAAGCCGTCCTCTCGGCCGCCGACGCCCTCTTCGACCAGAGCGAGGGGACCGACGAGGTCACCATGGCCGACATCGCGGCAGCCGCCGGCGTCGGCAAGGGCACGCTCTTCCGGGCCTTCGGCGACCGCCCGGGGTTGCTGCGTGCGCTGTACGAGGTGCGACTGGAACCGGTCAGGGAGGCCGTCGAGTCCGGCCCACCGCCTCTGGGGCCCACCACCCCGCCACGACAGCGCGTACTCGCCCTGCTCGACGCCGTCCTGTGCTTCAAGCTCGACAACCGCCGCCTCGCGCTGGCCCTGGAGGACAGCGGGAGCAGCAGCCCGTACCAGGCGGAGCACTACGAGCGCTGGCACGGCCTGCTCCAAGCCGTACTGAAGGAGATCCCCGGCCTCGCCGACAGCGAATTCACCGCCCACGTCCTGCTCGCCGCCACCCGAGCCGACCTGGTCGAGCACCTGGCCGGACGAGAAGGCGTGTCACGCGACACCATGCGCGCTCAACTGGCAAACTTCACCGCCAGAGCCCTGGGCTCCAGCCCTCTCCGAGGAGCGAACGTAGAGGGTTGA